The window AGTAGTGCCACTCGAGCCACGAGACCATGTGTTGGTCGGCGAGGTTCGCGATCCGATTGATCTCGGCCAGATCATCGGTGGCCCCGAACTCGCTGAGCAGGAGCGCCCGGTTCGTCTGCGCCGCAACGTCGTCAGCGTTCTGGAACACCATCGCCTCGGTAGCCGGGCAGTCCGGAGCGCCGGGGTTGAGGCAATAGTCGTGAAAGCTGAACCCCGAGTTCGACCCGATCTCCGGCAGGTGACTCTGGGACCCGAAATTGAAGATCACGTTCGGCTCGTGCCAGACGATGTGCCGGCTGTCCACGTTGCGGATCGCCGCGGTGGTCTTGCGGGTCATCGTTGCCAGGGGTCCCTCGTCGAACTGCGGGCAGCCGGTCGGCTGCGCGCAGGTCTGCCACCCGTTTCCGGGCCAGGGCTCATTCATCACGTCGTAGCCGAGCACTCGATTCGAGCCCCGGAAGATCCGCGCGACGTGCTTCCAGGCGGTGGCGTACTCGTCCTGGAGCCTCACCCCGCCCACCTGATCGTTGGCCCAAAAGTGGTCGAAGGCGCGGTTGAGCGCCGGGTTGGTCAGGTAGTTGTTGGGAAAGCCGTTCTGCGGGTTCGCCAGGCCGTCGTCCTGCACCTGCCAGTCGGGCCAGCCCTCGCCCTGGAACTTCTCGTGGAAGAGGTCCTGATGGAAGTCGATCTGGCTGTAGACACCCCGGCTCGCGAGCGTCTGCTGCGTGTTCGCGATCTGGGCCAGGTAGGCGTCGTTGTACGAGGGCTCGCCCCCCACAGGCGGCCCCGGCTCGAGCCCCTTGTAGATCACACCCAGCCGGATCGCGTTGAAGCCGTGGCCGGCAAGGAAGGTGGCATCGTCAGCGCCGAAGCCCACCTTGGCGGGGTAGTAGGGAGGCCGCTTGTAGACCATGTTCAGTCCGTGCAGGATCGCGACCCGTTGCTGGGAGTCGGTGATCCAACGCCCGACGTGCCCAAGCGGCGCAGTCGGCGGAGCGGCCTTGGCCGCGGCACAGAAGATGCTCAAAAAGCAAAGCGGGAGCACCACAGTCCACACACGACGCACGGGAGGCGACCGTAACAGACATATCTCGCCGCTGTTTCGCGAAGTCCCACCCCTCGGAGGTGCGGTTCGGACTTCCGCGATGGGCTCAGGTAAGGCATGATGCAGTGCTGACATGCCTTGGGGGTCCCGTCTCGTCGTTGGTGTCGCCTGTCTCGCGATCGCATTCCTGAGCGCTGCGGGTGCAGCCCAAGCGGCGTTCACCGCCCGCGGAAGCGTCGAGCAGGTATACGTGACCCACCTGGCTCCGGGCGCGGACGTGTCGCTCCTCAATCCGGCCGGCAACGCGATCCGCACGAGGCAAGCCAATGCGCAGGGCGGCCTTCTGTTTCGCAGCGTCCCGCCGGGCACCGGCTACCGGGTTCGTCTCTCCGCCACCGGCGCGAAGTCGGGCCCGCTGACGGTGCTCTCGACGCGGCCGACGCCGCCCAGCACGGCCATCTACGACCAGCAGCTCCCCACGAAGGGCTACGGCTATCTGAAGACCCGCGACGGCACCAAGCTGGCCTTTTACGTGCACCCCCCGGAGGATGTGACCAAGGCCGTGCCGGGGGCAGATCCTCCGCCGGCCCCTTCCGGTCCTACGCCGACGTTGATCGAGTACTCCGGCTACGGGTACGCGGACCCGGCCGGCCCGCAGAGCGGGATCTCGATCCTCGCCAACCTGATGGGGTTCTCGGTGGTCGACGTCAACATGCGCGGCACCGGCTGCTCGGGCGGCGCGTTCGACTTCTTCGAGCCGCTTCAGAATCTCGACGGGTACGACGTGATCGAGACGGTCGCCCGCCAGCCGTGGGTCCTGCATCAAAAGGTCGGCATGATGGGCATCTCCTACGGCGGGATCAGCCAGCTCTTCACCGCGCAGACCCATCCCCCGAGCCTGGCTGCGATCTCGCCGCTGTCGGTGATCGACGCCACGCAGACGACCCTCTACCCCGGCGGCATCCTGAACACGGGGTTCGCGCTGAACTGGGCGAAGGAGCGAGTCCATGATGCCCAGCCGGCTGGACCGGATTCGGGGCAGGCGTGGGCTTACCAGCGGACCCAGAACGGCGACCAGATCTGCAAGGACAACCAGGCCCTCCATGGGGAGGCGGCAAACCTCCTGGCCAAGGTCCGGGCCAACGACCACTACGTGGCGAAGATTGCCGACCCGCTGGCTCCGAGCACATTCGTCGACAAGATCCACGTGCCCACCTATCTGGCCTGCCAGTTCACGGATGAGCAGACGGGGGGTCACTGTCCGACCCTCGCGAAGCACTTCACGGGCACCACGCGCAAGTGGTTCACGTTCACGAACGGGACCCACGTCGACTCGCTCGATCCTGAGACGTTCAACCGCTGGTACGACTTCCTCCAGCTCTACGTCGCCCGGCAGGCCCCGATCAAGAACGCGGCGGCGTACCGCGCCGGGGCGCCGGTCATCTATCAGGAGGCAATGGGGATATCGGGGGTGACGATGCCGCCCGATCCGATCCAGAACCAGCCGACCTACGCCGGGGCGAGGGCGGCATTCGAACAGCTCAAGCCCATCCGCCTCCTATTCGACAACGGCGCGGGCGGCTCCCAACCCGGGCAGCCGGTTCCCGGCTACGAGCAGTCGTTTGCGAGCTTCCCGATCCCCGGCACTGCGGCACGCTTCTTGTACATGGCACCCAACGGCATGCTTCGCGATCAGCCGCCGGCGGCCGCTGGAGCCGATTCGTTCACCTGGGACGCCCACGCCCGACCGCTGACCGACTTCACCGGCGACACGGCCGCCGGCACCGACGGCCTGTGGACGGCGACACCGCCGTACGACTGGCGCCCGCCACCCGCCGGCAGCGCCGCGTCGTACGTAACCCCCCCGCTGGGCGGCAACACAACAGTGATCGGCGCCGGGGCCGTGCATGCGTGGGTCCGTTCCTCGACGCCCAACGTCGACCTCCAGGCCACGATCAGCGAGGTCAGGCCCGACGGCAAGGAGACCTTCGTGCAAGGCGGCTGGCTGCGAGCCAACGAGCGCAAGCTCGACGCTCAAAAGAGCACCCTGCTCGAGCCGGTCCTCAGCCTGCGGGAGTCCGACGTATCGCCGATGCCGGCCAATAGCTTCGCCGAGGTTACGATCCCGCTCTACTACGAGGGGCACACCTACCGCGCGGGCTCGCGCATCCGCGTGACGATCACCGCCCCGAACGGCGACCAGCCCATCTGGTCGTTCGGCGAGACACAGCCGAACGGGACCGCGAATGTTGCGATCGCCCGCTCCAACTCCAGGCCCTCGAGCCTCATCCTCCCCGTCGTGCCGAACGTGAACGTTCCGACCGGACTCCCGCCCTGCCCCGGCCTCAGGGGAGAACCGTGCCGGAACTACTCCCCCTACACGAACCACCCAGCGACTCCCTGAGTCCGGGCCGGGCGCAGCAATTCAGGCGGTCTGGTGCTCCACCACGTCGTACATGCCGTCGGCGCTGACCGACTCCACAAACGGCGCGATGGCCGCGAGCTGCTCGTCGTATCCC of the Solirubrobacterales bacterium genome contains:
- a CDS encoding cellulase family glycosylhydrolase yields the protein MRRVWTVVLPLCFLSIFCAAAKAAPPTAPLGHVGRWITDSQQRVAILHGLNMVYKRPPYYPAKVGFGADDATFLAGHGFNAIRLGVIYKGLEPGPPVGGEPSYNDAYLAQIANTQQTLASRGVYSQIDFHQDLFHEKFQGEGWPDWQVQDDGLANPQNGFPNNYLTNPALNRAFDHFWANDQVGGVRLQDEYATAWKHVARIFRGSNRVLGYDVMNEPWPGNGWQTCAQPTGCPQFDEGPLATMTRKTTAAIRNVDSRHIVWHEPNVIFNFGSQSHLPEIGSNSGFSFHDYCLNPGAPDCPATEAMVFQNADDVAAQTNRALLLSEFGATDDLAEINRIANLADQHMVSWLEWHYCGCSDPTTTGPGDTQALVKDPSKPPRGTNLKHNKLKALDRAYPQAVAGTPEQFQFNPGSGVFNLRYSTMAPVGHRLAPSVRTVVFLPHIHYPSGYRVRVTGARVVSAAGAQRLVLERFEGATEVRLEVSPTT
- a CDS encoding CocE/NonD family hydrolase, producing the protein MPWGSRLVVGVACLAIAFLSAAGAAQAAFTARGSVEQVYVTHLAPGADVSLLNPAGNAIRTRQANAQGGLLFRSVPPGTGYRVRLSATGAKSGPLTVLSTRPTPPSTAIYDQQLPTKGYGYLKTRDGTKLAFYVHPPEDVTKAVPGADPPPAPSGPTPTLIEYSGYGYADPAGPQSGISILANLMGFSVVDVNMRGTGCSGGAFDFFEPLQNLDGYDVIETVARQPWVLHQKVGMMGISYGGISQLFTAQTHPPSLAAISPLSVIDATQTTLYPGGILNTGFALNWAKERVHDAQPAGPDSGQAWAYQRTQNGDQICKDNQALHGEAANLLAKVRANDHYVAKIADPLAPSTFVDKIHVPTYLACQFTDEQTGGHCPTLAKHFTGTTRKWFTFTNGTHVDSLDPETFNRWYDFLQLYVARQAPIKNAAAYRAGAPVIYQEAMGISGVTMPPDPIQNQPTYAGARAAFEQLKPIRLLFDNGAGGSQPGQPVPGYEQSFASFPIPGTAARFLYMAPNGMLRDQPPAAAGADSFTWDAHARPLTDFTGDTAAGTDGLWTATPPYDWRPPPAGSAASYVTPPLGGNTTVIGAGAVHAWVRSSTPNVDLQATISEVRPDGKETFVQGGWLRANERKLDAQKSTLLEPVLSLRESDVSPMPANSFAEVTIPLYYEGHTYRAGSRIRVTITAPNGDQPIWSFGETQPNGTANVAIARSNSRPSSLILPVVPNVNVPTGLPPCPGLRGEPCRNYSPYTNHPATP